GCGGCCCTGGCCGGCGAGTTGGGCCGGTACCGCGGCGCGAAAGTCGACAAAGTCTATCTCTACCCCGAGGAGGATCTGCTGCGCTTCCGAATGCGCGATTTCGACCGCGGCCGCGTCGAATTCCTGATCGAAGTCGGCGAGGACAAGCGCGCCCACGTCGCCGACCCCGACAACGTCCCGGAGGCCCCCGAACGCCCGCCGAACTTCGCGATGATGCTGCGCAATCGCCTCTCGGGCGCGGATCTCGCGAGCGTCGAGCAGTTCGAGTTCGATCGCATTCTCGTCCTCGAGTTCGAACGCGACGACGCCAACACGAAAGTCGTCGCCGAGCTATTCGGCGACGGCAACGTCGCCGTCCTCGACGAGAACGACGACGTCGTCGACTGCCTGGATACCGTGCGCCTGAAATCTCGGACCGTGGTCCCGGGCAGTCACTACGAATTCCCGTCGGCGCGGTTCAACCCCCTGACCGTCGACTACGACACCTTTCTCGACCGTATGGGCCAGTCCGACAGCGACGTGGTCCGGACGCTGGCGACGCAGCTGAACTTCGGTGGCCTGTTCGGCGAGGAACTGTGTTCGCGTGCCGGCGTCCCCTACAACCAGGACATCGACGAGACGACCGAGGCGGAGTTCGAGACGCTCTACCGGGAGATCGAGTCGCTGTCGCGACGCCTCTCGGAGGGCGATCTCGACGCCCGGGTCTACTACGAGGGCGAGGGCGACGACCGCGTCCGGGTGGACGTGACGCCGTTTCCCCTCGAAGAGTACGACGAGCGCGAGAGCGAGGCCTTCGAGTCGTTCAACGCCGCGCTGGACGACTACTTTACCCACGCCGAGGCGGATCACAGCGAACACGAGTCGAGCAGCGGGGACGGTGGTCGGGGACGGCCCGACTTCGAGAGCGAGATCGAGAAACAGAAGCGGATCATCCAGCAACAGCAGCAGGCCATCGAGGACTTCGAGGACGAGGCGGAGGCCGAACGCGAGAAGGCCGAGCTGCTCTACGCTAACTACGATCAGGTCGACGAGGTACTCTCGACGGTTCAGGAGGCCCGCGAGGCGGGTCACTCCTGGGACGCGATCGCCGAGACGTTCGAGGAAGCCGCCGAGAGCGGCGTCGAGGCCGCCGAAGCCGTCCGTGACGTCGACGGCAGCGAAGGGACGGTCACGCTGGACGTCGATGGGACGAGAATCACGCTCGACGCGAGCGACGGGGTCGAGAAGAACGCCGACCGCCTCTACACCGAGGCCAAGCGGATCGAGGAGAAAAAGGAGGGCGCGAAAGCCGCCATCGAGGACACGCGCGAACGCCTCGAAGACGTGAAAGCCGAGCGCGAGGCCTGGGAAGCAGACGACGGCGAAGCGAAAGAGAGCGACGAGAGCGAGGACGAGGAGGAAGTCGACTGGCTCACTCGCTCGTCGATCCCGATCCGCCAGAGCGAGCAGTGGTACGAACGGTTCCGGTGGTTCCACACCAGCGACGACTACCTCGTGATCGGCGGCCGAAACGCCGACCAGAACGAGGAACTGGTCAAGAAGTACCTCGACCGCGGGGACCTGTTCTTCCACACGCAGGCCCACGGCGCGCCCGCGACGATTCTCAAGGCGACCGGGCCGAGCGAGTCTGCCAGCGACGACCTCGAGATCCCCGAGGGGAGCAAAGAAGAGGCCGCCCAGTTCGCCGTCTCGTACTCGACAGTCTGGAAAGAGGGCAAGTACGCCGCCGACGTCTACATGGTCGGCCACGACCAGGTCACCAAGACGCCCGAGAGCGGCGAGTATCTCGAAAAGGGGAGCTTCGCGATTCGCGGGGATCGCACCTACTACGAGGACACACCTGTCGGAGTCGCTGTGGGGCTCACCTGTGAACCCGAGACGCGCGTGATCGGCGGCCCGCCGAGCGCGATCGGTCCACAGGCCGAGACCAGTATCGAGGTCGAACCCGGCCAGTTCGCCCAGAACGACATCGCGAAACGCCTCTACCGCGAATTCAAGGAGCGGTTCGCAGACGAGACGTTCGTCCGGAAGATAGCCAGCCCGGACCTGGTTCAGGAATTCCTGCCGCCGGGCGGCAGCCGGATGGTCGAGTGAGAGCTCACGGATTTCCCGTGGCGTGGGGGCGAGGGCGTCTACGATCGGATTTCTCCATCCATTAAAAATCTTTTGTGAAGTGGGACATCACGTTCGTCGTTTAGCCAATCTTTTACGTATTGGGCGGAATTCGATCACGATGCCCCGATCCAATCAGGACTGGTGGCCGAACCGACTGAATCTGGAGATTCTCGATCAGAACGGCCGTGACGCCGGGCCGATGGAGGAGGAGTTCGACTACGCGGACGCGTTCGAGCAGCTCGACCTCGACGCAGTGAAAGCCGACATCGAGGGGGTCATGACGACCTCCCAGGAGTGGTGGCCGGCCGACTACGGTCACTACGGGCCGCTGTTCATCCGGATGGCCTGGCACAGCGCCGGGACCTACCGCACTGCAGACGGTCGCGGCGGGGCCGCAGGCGGGCGACAGCGCTTTGCCCCATTGAATAGCTGGCCGGACAACGCGAACCTCGACAAGGCCCGACGGCTGCTGTGGCCGGTCAAGCAGAAGTACGGCCGGAACCTCTCGTGGGCCGACCTGATCGTCCTGGCCGGCAACGTCGCCATCGAGTCGATGGGTGGGAAGACTGTCGGCTTCGCCGGCGGTCGCGAGGACGCCTTCGAGCCCGACGACGCCGTCGACTGGGGGCCGGAAGAGGAGTGGGAAGCCAACGAACGCTTCGACGAACCCGGCGAGATCCAGGAGGGTCTGGGCGCGTCGGTGATGGGGCTGATCTACGTCAATCCAGAGGGTCCCGACGGCAACCCCGATCCCGAGTTGTCTGCGAAGAACATCCGCCAGACCTTCTCCCGGATGGCGATGAACGACAAGGAGACGGCCGCGCTCATCGCCGGCGGACACACCTTCGGAAAGGTCCACGGTGCCGACGATCCAGAGGAGAACGTCGGTCCCGAACCCGAAGCGGCCCCGATCGAGCAGCAGGGGCTGGGCTGGGAGCACGAGGGCTCCAAAGAGGGCGCGATGATCACCAGCGGGATCGAGGGTCCCTGGACCAGCTCGCCGAT
The Halapricum salinum genome window above contains:
- the rqcH gene encoding ribosome rescue protein RqcH, whose product is MDRKRELTSVDIAALAGELGRYRGAKVDKVYLYPEEDLLRFRMRDFDRGRVEFLIEVGEDKRAHVADPDNVPEAPERPPNFAMMLRNRLSGADLASVEQFEFDRILVLEFERDDANTKVVAELFGDGNVAVLDENDDVVDCLDTVRLKSRTVVPGSHYEFPSARFNPLTVDYDTFLDRMGQSDSDVVRTLATQLNFGGLFGEELCSRAGVPYNQDIDETTEAEFETLYREIESLSRRLSEGDLDARVYYEGEGDDRVRVDVTPFPLEEYDERESEAFESFNAALDDYFTHAEADHSEHESSSGDGGRGRPDFESEIEKQKRIIQQQQQAIEDFEDEAEAEREKAELLYANYDQVDEVLSTVQEAREAGHSWDAIAETFEEAAESGVEAAEAVRDVDGSEGTVTLDVDGTRITLDASDGVEKNADRLYTEAKRIEEKKEGAKAAIEDTRERLEDVKAEREAWEADDGEAKESDESEDEEEVDWLTRSSIPIRQSEQWYERFRWFHTSDDYLVIGGRNADQNEELVKKYLDRGDLFFHTQAHGAPATILKATGPSESASDDLEIPEGSKEEAAQFAVSYSTVWKEGKYAADVYMVGHDQVTKTPESGEYLEKGSFAIRGDRTYYEDTPVGVAVGLTCEPETRVIGGPPSAIGPQAETSIEVEPGQFAQNDIAKRLYREFKERFADETFVRKIASPDLVQEFLPPGGSRMVE